Proteins found in one Orcinus orca chromosome 11, mOrcOrc1.1, whole genome shotgun sequence genomic segment:
- the LOC101283419 gene encoding cytochrome c oxidase assembly protein COX14 encodes MPTAKQLADIGYKTFSTSMMLLTVYGGYLCSARVYHYFQRRSSQRQAAEEQKTSGVP; translated from the coding sequence ATGCCAACTGCCAAGCAACTAGCCGACATTGGCTACAAGACCTTCTCCACCTCCATGATGCTCCTCACTGTTTACGGGGGCTACCTCTGCAGTGCCCGAGTCTACCACTATTTCCAGCGGCGCAGCTCCCAGCGCCAGGCTGCAGAAGAACAGAAGACCTCAGGAGTCCCGTAG